CGACTATCCGACGCTGCATGCTCAAATGCATCAAGGACTGGGGGCGTTGCTCGGTGACCTGGGGATGATTAAATGCAGTGCCACCGCGGCTGTCGAACAAGGCATTACTCGGGCTTTCTGCCCCCATGGACTGGGGCATCTGCTGGGCCTTCAGGTTCATGATGTGGCCGGCCGGCAGGCCTCAGACGGAACGGCGTTGCCGCCGCCTGCCGAGCACCCGGCGCTGCGGCTAACGCGAACGCTGGAAGCCGGCATGGTGGTGACCATGGAGCCGGGCTGCTATGTGATTCCGATGCTGTTGGATCCGCTTCGTGAAACACCCGCCGGAAGCGATATCGATTGGGCCGCGGTGGAGGCACTGGCCCCCCATGGCGGGGTACGTATCGAGGACAACGTGCTGGTGACCGACCAGGGGGCCGAGAACCTGACACCGGTCATCTGACCAGCGAGAAGTGTTGCAGCATCCCTCAAGCACGATAAGCTTGGGGGTATTCCCAACTCGCGAGGCAGGCATGTCACGCACCATCGTTCCCGCCGACTTTCGCCCTGCCAGAGGGCTTGCCAACCGCCACCTGCAGACGCTGCTGCCGCGAATGTTGCCGGCACCGCGTTTGGCCTTCGAAACGGAGATCGTCAATCTACCGGACGGCGATTTCGTGGAATTGGCCTGGGGCCGACCCGCCCCCGAGGCAGCTGACGCCCCGCTGTTCATCCTCTTTCATGGCCTGGAAGGATCAGTCCAGTCCCCCTACGCCAAAGGGCTGATGGCCACCGCTGCGCGGCTTGGCTGGCGCAGCGTGCTGATGCACTTTCGTGGCTGCGGCAAGGCCCCCAATCGCCTGCCCAGGGCGTACCACAGCGGCGATACCGCCGATGCCTACTGGGTCCTTGGCCTGCTGGCGAAGCGCTATCCCCACGCCCTGAAGGTAGCCGCCGGCGTTTCGCTGGGGGGCAACATGCTGACCAAGCTGGTGGCTGAGCAGGGAGGCGATGGCCTCGACCTGGCTGGCGCAATCGTCATCAGCGCTCCACTGGACCTGGCCGCCAGTGCCGACGCTCTGAATCGTGGCTTTGCCAAGGTCTATCAGCGCCACCTGCTAAAGGATCTGAAGCGCAAGATTGCGGCAAAAATGCGTTTGGGGCCCTTGCCGATCGCCCTTACACCGCATCAGCTCAAGGAGCTCGACACCTTCTGGGCCTACGATAACGAGGTCACGGCACCGCTGCATGGCTTCAGCTCAGCTAGCGATTACTATGCCCGCGCATCAGCGGGTCGGCTGCTCGGCACTATCGAGCTGCCGATGCTGATGCTGCATGCCGCCGACGATCCGTTCATGCCCGGCGATCTGTTCGAGCGCCTTCCCACCCCCGCGGATTCCGTGAGAGTCGAGATTGCCCGGCATGGCGGGCACGTCGGTTTCATCGAGTCCCGCCATGGTCGACCGAGTTCCTGGCTGTTGCGCCGCGTGGCCAGGCAGCTTGACGACTGGGCCTCGGCAGGCCCTGCGACTCACTGGCCCACCTTCGTGGCTAGCCGATCGGACAACTGACGCCGGTTCCCTTCAGGCCGCAATAACCATTGGGATTTTTCGCCAGATACTGCTGGTGGTACTCCTCGGCGTAATAGAAGGCCTCCAGGGGCGCGACCTCGGTAGTGATCTCTCCCCCGCCGGCTTCCTTCAAGGCATGCTGATACTGCTCACGGCTCTGCTCGGCCGCCTGGCGTTGAGCAGCGCTGGTCGCGTAGATCGCCGACCGGTACTGGGTGCCGATATCATTGCCCTGGCGCATGCCCTGAGTGGGGTCGTGGGCTTCCCAGAAGACGCGCAGCAGACGCTCCAGTGAGATAATGGCCGGGTCGTAGATCACCCGCACCACCTCTGTATGGCCCGTCCAGCCGCTGCAGGTCTCTTCGTAGGTCGGGTTGGGCGTGTAGCCGCCGGCATAGCCGGCTGCCGTGACCAGGACACCGGGCAGCTCCCAGAACAGTCGCTCGGCGCCCCAGAAGCAGCCGAGCCCAAGAACGATGTCCTCGCTGCCTTCCGGAAACGGCGGGCACATGGCGGCGCCGTTGACATGATGGATACCGCTAATGCTCAGCGGTGTGTCACGTCCCGGTAGAGCACGTTCCGGGCTGACGGGTTGCTGCTTGTCGGCATGGCGCATGTTGAGCTCCTTGAGATGACGAAAGACCTT
Above is a window of Halomonas sp. I5-271120 DNA encoding:
- a CDS encoding hydrolase, with the protein product MSRTIVPADFRPARGLANRHLQTLLPRMLPAPRLAFETEIVNLPDGDFVELAWGRPAPEAADAPLFILFHGLEGSVQSPYAKGLMATAARLGWRSVLMHFRGCGKAPNRLPRAYHSGDTADAYWVLGLLAKRYPHALKVAAGVSLGGNMLTKLVAEQGGDGLDLAGAIVISAPLDLAASADALNRGFAKVYQRHLLKDLKRKIAAKMRLGPLPIALTPHQLKELDTFWAYDNEVTAPLHGFSSASDYYARASAGRLLGTIELPMLMLHAADDPFMPGDLFERLPTPADSVRVEIARHGGHVGFIESRHGRPSSWLLRRVARQLDDWASAGPATHWPTFVASRSDN
- the msrA gene encoding peptide-methionine (S)-S-oxide reductase MsrA, which encodes MRHADKQQPVSPERALPGRDTPLSISGIHHVNGAAMCPPFPEGSEDIVLGLGCFWGAERLFWELPGVLVTAAGYAGGYTPNPTYEETCSGWTGHTEVVRVIYDPAIISLERLLRVFWEAHDPTQGMRQGNDIGTQYRSAIYATSAAQRQAAEQSREQYQHALKEAGGGEITTEVAPLEAFYYAEEYHQQYLAKNPNGYCGLKGTGVSCPIG